The genomic stretch tatactgcaaataggcttttaaaattcttatatcAAAAGTCTAggataaacagtaaaaaatactttcgaataaaattcattagctgcgtatcgaaaagtgtccagaacctgaacctgacatcttcgtaaaaagtgatgcgtgtaatgaatgtgcgaagcattttaaaagcttaaattaaacttagaagttgtagtcacgatcgtggtttgagctaattttatgaatgaatgaacaaactcaaaacaatacacagagaagccgtttcttgaaaatttttattcaaagtctaaaaagttaatccttcaaaacaattcggaaaacactatctggatcgtggatccgttcacgcaagtgaaatcggctaagcacatagcaaaattcaacacaaaatccatctcaaatcagggcacattttgtaatttttctttagcgccgaagagaaaaatttataaaacgtctatgaaacatttaaaaatacataaattccctttcaaaaacgtaattgtcttggccttagagtgcaaaatgtacctgaaaattcagcaaaaagttcgctgacttggttgcatttcaaaacagaccatgggctacgccgccgtgaagaaaacctCGAAGGACGacttcttgatgaaaagcttccctttctcctcaaaaaagaaagctgagcattcttttgaactttctcttttcattttttgtcttttaacgaagtatttttaaccttgaaatgcagaactcttgtcttaaaacatctgcatggtgatcgcgcagcagccattttgttgaaaatggatatccgccactaaggtttccaaatatggtcaaaacgaatattcacgagcattgaacgcgagttacacgtttcaatcccttatgggtttctgagTGAACTTAATAGTGGGATGAATGTTATTGAGATAATCGACGAATATTTTCAAACGATCCAAACCTTCTGTCCAGATCATGAAAATATCATCGATATATCTCCACCATATGTGAGGCTGCCAAGGGGCGTTAATGAGAGCGTTGGTTTCgaacacaccaaaaaaaaagttagcaaAAGAAGGAGCCATTTTAGTACCCATAGCAGTACCATGGATTTGAAGATAATGCTGTTGGTTAAATGTGAAATTATTCATGGTGAGAATCATACGTAAGAGATCACATAGTGTCTCTGTGGGGATGTGTTTTgtaggggggcggggggggggggggagcgtaTCAAGAAAATGACGGCATGCATCAAATCCCTGATTGTGTGGAATGTTGGTGTAAAGCGATGACACATCAAGAGTTATAAGAATAGCGTTGTTAGGTAGGTTACCGAGGTTAGAAGGTTTATTAAGGATGTCAGTAGTGTCTTTAATGTGTGATTCCAAGGTAGGGACGAGAGGGTTAATGTGGTAGTCAACAAATTGTGAGATGCGTTCAGTAAGGTGGCTGTTAGATGAAACTATGGGGCGTCCAGGATTTCCCGTTCTATGTATATATGGTAATATGTAAAAACGTCCTGGTTTCACGTTTGTTTGTACTTGGTACTTTTTAGTCTTTTCGTCAATGTAACCGTCGATAAACATACGTTCAATGTAAACCGTAAAACGCTGTTGAATAGTGTCAGTAATGTCCCCGTCTTGAACTCTTGAATCTCATGGCCTGAActgccgtgacgaattattgtaatccatatccttagtattttttcctttccagtttttatgttgtacacCATTTCCTCCTttcccttttaaacaatttttattgcgacgTTCTTTATTTATATAGTATTGTGATtcctacataagttcagtaacatctgtaaacctgaagaaggctggtatggccagccgaaatattgttataaaaaagcaatacacgttgttttaaaacagctctgcagtagtctttggacttctcgttcttggttctttatattttagctgattaggTCTCTTTTCTAGatatccaacgtttacaactagcaggatcttcgtccacggtttttgcagtttatTTAATCGTTTATTATTCGCACCTGTTAATGCATTGATAACAATTTATTACTGCAAAGAAGTCCACCAAACTATGCTCGCGGATCACTGTGGTAGGCTTGGAAAAACATTCTTGATGGAACTATTTTTTCTAATTTACTAttgagggggacattggggggtacccaataccgcaagaaaaaattggcaaataccgaaataccgtgtggaaaatcgtctaaataccgataccgcatattttaatcacattttacCTCCTTTTTAGAATAAGGTTCTTTTTCACGTAAGCATTACATAAATTGTTTCGACTGATACCAAGAACTGCGCGACAACTATATAGgcgaatattttatttatttactacgACATTTAAGACAGCTGAAAAAGACATGAGGACACTCCGCTTCTTACTAAGTattcagtggtggatccagaccttcagataagggggggggggggggggggttcatccagaccctgagataagggggggccctgactcaaatttttttttcgacccttcgggcttcattttggtcttaaaataagggGGTGGGGGCCGGCCCCCtctgggcccctcccctggatccgcaaCTGGTATTAGTCACCAAACTGCCCCCTCCCAGATCCAATACAAAAATTCTTGATATAGCGCTAGCGCGGGAACTTaggacaaaagtaaaaaaaaaaaccggactGAATCATAGAACATAGATTTAGCCTTAAGATAAAGATAAGATTTAAGATAAAGGCGATGCACCTGTTAATGCATTGATAACAATTTATTACTGCAAAGAAATATACCAAACTATACTCGCGGATCACTGTGGTAGGCTTGAAAAACATTCTTGATGGAACTAATTTTTCTAATTTACTTTCGTCACTATTGGTCAGCccctaaatttcattttatgttaTGAAAGTCGTTTTAAATACGCGACGCTTCTCATCGGAGGCTAATTTACACGTTATATACGAGTTATCGGTTAAGTGCCTGTCGGGGCCTACATAACACTTCTTTTTACTTTCCAA from Porites lutea chromosome 1, jaPorLute2.1, whole genome shotgun sequence encodes the following:
- the LOC140951462 gene encoding uncharacterized protein encodes the protein MRVQDGDITDTIQQRFTVYIERMFIDGYIDEKTKKYQVQTNVKPGRFYILPYIHRTGNPGRPIVSSNSHLTERISQFVDYHINPLVPTLESHIKDTTDILNKPSNLGNLPNNAILITLDVSSLYTNIPHNQGFDACRHFLDTLPPPPRPPTKHIPTETLCDLLRMILTMNNFTFNQQHYLQIHGTAMGTKMAPSFANFFFGVFETNALINAPWQPHIWWRYIDDIFMIWTEGLDRLKIFVDYLNNIHPTIKFTQKPIRD